From Tissierellales bacterium, a single genomic window includes:
- a CDS encoding F0F1 ATP synthase subunit epsilon has protein sequence MSTFPLEIVTPDRLFLDDEVERVIVRGAEGDLAILKNRAPLVTPLKIGKIRVFKDGEEKVATCVGGYAKVTKEKTTIITDACEWAEEIDVERAEEAKKRAEKRLEKKPEGLDVVRAEAALKRAINRLDVAKYKK, from the coding sequence ATGTCAACATTCCCTCTAGAAATAGTGACTCCTGACAGGTTGTTCTTAGATGATGAAGTAGAAAGAGTTATTGTAAGAGGTGCAGAAGGTGATTTAGCAATTTTAAAAAATAGGGCCCCTTTAGTAACCCCTTTAAAAATTGGAAAAATCAGAGTTTTTAAAGATGGAGAAGAAAAGGTTGCTACTTGTGTTGGTGGTTATGCTAAAGTTACAAAGGAAAAAACAACTATTATTACAGATGCCTGTGAATGGGCGGAAGAAATAGATGTAGAAAGAGCGGAAGAAGCCAAAAAAAGGGCTGAAAAAAGGCTCGAAAAGAAACCAGAAGGTTTAGATGTAGTTAGAGCAGAAGCAGCTTTAAAAAGAGCTATAAATAGATTAGATGTAGCAAAATATAAAAAATAG
- the atpG gene encoding ATP synthase F1 subunit gamma, which produces MAESTRDIKRRIRGITNIKQITNAMELVASAKLKRAREKLERTRPYYNTVLESIQETLASTGNINHPLLQVRDVEKSLYIVLTGDKGLAGGYNSNVLRLVENEIKERKDEVKLITIGSKGGEFYKRRGYEIVEEFTGISEEPSFSDAVKVTRIALELYKKEEIDEIIIAYTTFYSPISQEAKLLKLLPHEDTRAESEEKTNIIEYEPSPEEVLDYLIPKYIESTIYGALIESSSSEQGARRTAMGSATDNAEEMIDDLQLSYNRARQAAITVEISEIVAGAEALK; this is translated from the coding sequence TTGGCAGAATCAACACGTGATATTAAAAGACGTATTAGAGGGATTACGAATATAAAACAGATAACAAATGCAATGGAGTTAGTAGCATCGGCAAAGTTAAAAAGGGCTAGGGAAAAGTTAGAAAGAACTAGACCTTATTACAATACAGTTTTAGAAAGTATCCAGGAGACATTGGCTTCTACAGGAAATATTAATCATCCTCTTTTACAAGTAAGGGATGTAGAAAAATCCCTTTATATTGTACTTACTGGTGATAAAGGTTTGGCTGGAGGCTATAACTCAAACGTATTAAGATTAGTTGAAAATGAAATAAAGGAAAGAAAAGATGAGGTAAAGTTAATTACAATAGGTTCTAAAGGTGGAGAGTTTTATAAAAGAAGGGGCTATGAAATTGTAGAAGAATTTACTGGTATATCTGAAGAACCAAGTTTTTCTGATGCAGTAAAGGTTACCAGAATAGCTTTAGAACTTTATAAAAAAGAAGAAATCGACGAAATAATAATAGCCTATACTACGTTTTATTCACCGATTTCACAGGAGGCAAAGTTACTAAAACTGCTTCCACATGAGGATACAAGGGCTGAAAGTGAAGAAAAGACTAATATTATTGAATATGAACCATCTCCAGAGGAAGTGTTAGATTATTTAATTCCTAAATATATAGAAAGTACCATATATGGCGCATTGATAGAGTCTTCTTCTAGTGAACAAGGTGCTAGAAGAACGGCTATGGGTTCTGCTACAGATAATGCTGAAGAAATGATAGATGATTTACAGCTTAGCTACAATAGAGCTCGTCAAGCAGCTATTACTGTGGAAATTTCTGAAATTGTTGCGGGTGCTGAAGCTCTTAAGTAA
- the atpF gene encoding F0F1 ATP synthase subunit B, with protein sequence MIDVRVEPNWISMLLVFVSVVILYFILKHFLYEPVSKFMGERKENIQKDIDGAKSLKEDATVLRNQYEIKIEESYEEGQKIIETSRRRGEELREDIIKDAEKEAEGIVDRARREIELEKEKALQEIKLQAGDMAILIASRIVDEKMDMNVQQEMIDKFVNEVGMEKWQS encoded by the coding sequence GTGATAGATGTAAGGGTTGAACCTAATTGGATATCAATGCTATTGGTATTTGTTTCAGTAGTAATATTATATTTCATATTAAAACACTTTTTATATGAACCAGTATCCAAGTTTATGGGGGAAAGAAAAGAAAATATTCAAAAAGATATAGATGGAGCTAAATCTTTAAAAGAGGATGCTACTGTTTTAAGAAATCAATATGAGATTAAAATAGAAGAATCCTATGAAGAAGGGCAAAAAATAATAGAAACCTCTAGACGACGAGGAGAAGAGTTAAGAGAAGATATAATAAAAGATGCTGAAAAAGAAGCAGAAGGCATTGTGGACAGAGCTAGAAGAGAAATTGAATTAGAGAAAGAAAAAGCTTTGCAAGAAATAAAACTTCAAGCTGGGGATATGGCTATCCTTATTGCCTCAAGGATTGTAGATGAAAAAATGGATATGAATGTTCAACAAGAGATGATTGACAAATTCGTAAATGAGGTAGGGATGGAAAAATGGCAAAGCTAA
- the atpD gene encoding F0F1 ATP synthase subunit beta, with protein sequence MEKNIGKIVQVIGPVVDIRFSEDDLPELLNAIEIEKDGEKLIVEVAQHIGDDTVRCVAMGSTDGLIRGMEGVDTKAPIEVPVGRETLGRLFNVLGEAIDEKGDIDAKHYSPIHKSAPSFEEQETSSEVFETGIKVVDLIAPYSRGGKIGLFGGAGVGKTVLIMELINNIAKEHGGLSVFAGVGERTREGNDLYYEMIESGVIDKTTLVFGQMNEPPGARMRVGLTGLTMAEYFRDQEGQDVLLFIDNIFRFTQAGSEVSALLGRMPSAVGYQPTLATEMGALQERITSTKKGSITSVQAIYVPADDLTDPAPATTFAHLDATTVLSRQIAELGIYPAVDPLDSTSRILDPQIVGEEHYKVARGVQEILQRYKELQDIIAILGIEELSDEDRVIVSRARKIQRFLSQPFAVAEQFIGMEGKYVPISETVRGFKEILEGKHDDLPEQAFFMVGTIDEVIEKAKEMEG encoded by the coding sequence ATGGAAAAAAACATAGGGAAAATAGTTCAGGTAATTGGTCCTGTAGTAGATATAAGATTTAGTGAAGATGATCTTCCTGAACTTTTAAACGCTATAGAAATAGAAAAAGATGGGGAAAAGCTGATAGTAGAAGTAGCACAACATATTGGAGATGACACTGTTAGATGTGTTGCCATGGGTTCTACTGATGGGCTTATAAGAGGTATGGAAGGAGTAGATACTAAAGCTCCTATAGAAGTACCAGTAGGTAGAGAAACCCTTGGAAGACTTTTCAATGTCCTCGGTGAAGCTATAGATGAAAAGGGAGATATAGATGCAAAGCATTATTCCCCAATTCATAAATCAGCACCATCTTTTGAAGAACAAGAAACTTCAAGTGAAGTATTTGAAACTGGTATAAAAGTTGTAGACCTAATAGCACCCTACTCAAGAGGTGGAAAAATAGGTTTATTTGGCGGTGCTGGTGTAGGAAAGACAGTACTTATTATGGAGTTAATAAATAATATAGCTAAAGAACATGGTGGCCTTTCTGTATTTGCAGGTGTAGGTGAAAGAACTAGGGAAGGTAATGACTTATATTATGAAATGATTGAATCTGGGGTAATTGATAAAACTACTTTAGTATTTGGACAAATGAATGAACCACCAGGAGCTAGAATGAGAGTAGGTCTTACAGGTCTTACTATGGCAGAGTACTTTAGAGATCAAGAAGGCCAAGATGTATTATTATTTATAGATAATATATTTAGGTTTACTCAAGCTGGTTCAGAAGTATCAGCATTACTTGGAAGAATGCCAAGTGCAGTAGGATATCAACCTACATTGGCAACAGAAATGGGTGCTTTACAAGAGCGAATTACTTCTACAAAGAAAGGATCTATTACTTCAGTTCAAGCAATATATGTTCCAGCAGATGATTTAACAGACCCAGCACCAGCAACTACCTTTGCTCACTTAGACGCTACGACAGTACTTTCTCGTCAAATAGCAGAGTTAGGAATATATCCAGCTGTAGATCCATTAGACTCTACATCAAGAATACTGGATCCTCAAATTGTTGGAGAAGAACATTATAAAGTAGCAAGGGGAGTACAAGAGATTCTTCAAAGATACAAAGAGTTACAAGATATAATTGCAATACTAGGTATTGAAGAATTATCTGATGAAGACAGAGTAATTGTATCTCGTGCAAGAAAGATACAAAGATTCTTATCCCAACCTTTTGCTGTTGCAGAACAATTTATAGGTATGGAAGGAAAATATGTTCCTATTAGTGAAACAGTAAGAGGATTTAAGGAAATATTAGAAGGTAAACATGATGATTTACCAGAGCAAGCTTTCTTTATGGTAGGTACAATAGATGAGGTTATTGAAAAGGCAAAGGAAATGGAGGGATAA
- the atpA gene encoding F0F1 ATP synthase subunit alpha, protein MDLRPEEISSVIKEQIKKYDQKLDMVDVGTVIQVGDGIARIHGLEGCMAGELIEFPGEIYGMALNLEEDNVGCVLLGPDREIKEGDTVKRTKRIVEVPVGDVMMGRVVNALGQPIDGKGPINATEYRPVEKIAPGVITRKSVSEPLQTGIKAIDSMFPIGRGQRELIIGDRQTGKTALAIDTIINQKGQDVICIYVAIGQKRSTVAQIVDVLERHGAMDYTTVVSATASELAPLQYIAPYAGVSIGEEFMNNGKDVLIVYDDLSKHATAYRAMSLLLRRPPGREAFPGDVFYLHSRLLERSAKLDDKYGGGSITALPIIETLAGDISAYIPTNVISITDGQIFLETDLFFSGQRPAINTGLSVSRVGGAAQIKSMKKVAGTLKLELAQYRELEAFAQFGSDLDKDTQERLRQGERMLELLKQPQYEPMRVEHQVIILYAVVNKHLDNIPVDKISQFEREFIVFVDNNYPEIIKSLSETKDLTDETVEQLEKAVKEFKESFK, encoded by the coding sequence ATGGATTTAAGACCAGAAGAAATAAGTTCAGTAATAAAGGAACAAATAAAAAAATATGATCAAAAACTGGACATGGTAGATGTTGGGACAGTAATACAGGTAGGAGATGGAATAGCAAGAATTCATGGATTAGAAGGCTGTATGGCAGGGGAATTAATTGAATTCCCTGGTGAAATATACGGTATGGCTTTAAATTTAGAAGAGGATAATGTAGGATGTGTACTTTTAGGTCCAGACAGAGAAATTAAAGAAGGGGATACTGTTAAAAGAACTAAAAGAATTGTGGAGGTACCTGTTGGCGATGTTATGATGGGAAGAGTGGTTAATGCTCTAGGCCAGCCAATTGATGGTAAAGGACCTATTAATGCTACAGAATATAGACCTGTTGAAAAAATTGCTCCAGGAGTTATTACTCGGAAAAGTGTATCTGAACCATTACAAACAGGTATAAAAGCTATAGATTCTATGTTCCCAATAGGTAGAGGACAAAGGGAGTTAATAATAGGAGATAGACAAACTGGTAAAACAGCTTTAGCAATTGACACTATTATTAATCAAAAAGGTCAAGATGTAATTTGTATATATGTAGCTATAGGACAAAAAAGATCTACGGTAGCGCAAATAGTAGATGTACTTGAAAGACATGGAGCTATGGATTATACTACAGTAGTTTCTGCAACAGCTAGTGAATTAGCACCATTACAATATATAGCTCCCTATGCAGGTGTAAGTATAGGAGAAGAATTTATGAATAATGGTAAAGATGTTTTAATTGTTTATGATGACCTATCCAAACATGCTACTGCCTATAGAGCAATGTCACTATTGCTTAGAAGACCACCAGGAAGGGAAGCTTTCCCAGGAGATGTTTTCTATCTACATTCAAGATTGTTAGAAAGATCTGCAAAGCTTGATGATAAATATGGTGGCGGTTCAATTACTGCATTACCAATTATTGAAACTTTAGCAGGAGATATTTCTGCATATATACCTACGAATGTCATTTCTATAACAGATGGTCAGATATTCTTAGAGACAGATTTATTCTTTTCTGGACAAAGGCCAGCTATAAACACAGGATTATCTGTATCTCGTGTAGGTGGGGCAGCACAAATTAAGTCTATGAAAAAAGTAGCTGGTACACTAAAGTTAGAGTTAGCTCAATATAGAGAACTCGAAGCTTTTGCTCAATTTGGTTCAGACCTTGACAAAGACACTCAAGAAAGACTGAGACAAGGTGAGAGAATGCTAGAGTTATTAAAACAACCTCAATATGAACCAATGAGGGTAGAGCATCAAGTAATTATTTTATACGCAGTAGTTAATAAACATCTTGATAACATTCCTGTGGATAAAATAAGCCAATTTGAAAGGGAATTTATAGTATTTGTGGATAATAACTATCCAGAAATAATTAAAAGTTTAAGTGAAACGAAAGATTTAACTGATGAAACTGTAGAACAGTTAGAAAAGGCAGTTAAGGAATTTAAAGAAAGTTTTAAATAA
- a CDS encoding F0F1 ATP synthase subunit delta, protein MAKLIGKRYALALFEAGQELEKLDSFKEELNYITTILNEESDLVTILEHPKISTKDKKELIMNVFQKSVSEEMLNFLYVIIDKGREKNILDINKEYKYLYNEKKNIVEAVAVTAVPMDKGSQDKLTVVLSEKLGKTVKIKNEIDKSILGGVLLKMENKIIDGTIKGRLESMEKTIKGAKV, encoded by the coding sequence ATGGCAAAGCTAATAGGGAAAAGATATGCTTTGGCATTGTTTGAGGCTGGTCAAGAGCTTGAAAAGTTAGATAGCTTTAAAGAAGAATTAAATTATATAACTACTATTTTAAATGAAGAATCAGATTTAGTAACAATTTTAGAACATCCAAAGATATCTACGAAAGATAAAAAAGAATTAATTATGAATGTTTTTCAAAAAAGTGTTTCAGAGGAAATGTTAAATTTCCTTTATGTAATAATTGATAAGGGAAGAGAAAAAAATATTTTAGATATTAATAAAGAATATAAATATTTGTATAATGAAAAAAAGAATATAGTAGAAGCCGTAGCAGTGACAGCTGTTCCTATGGATAAAGGTTCTCAAGATAAATTAACTGTAGTTCTTTCAGAAAAACTAGGGAAGACTGTAAAGATTAAAAATGAAATAGATAAATCCATACTAGGTGGAGTGCTTTTAAAAATGGAAAATAAAATTATAGATGGAACTATAAAAGGACGACTTGAATCCATGGAGAAAACCATTAAAGGCGCAAAAGTATAG